The DNA window GGCATTTTCAGTGTACGTAGAAACGCCCGTAATCAGCCACTACGCCGCCAGACCGAGTCGAGATATTGTGACTGCGGCTCGGCAAACCATCACTCAGGAGTGGTGGAATGAGGCGAGAGGGCATATGAGATCTACATTTCCGTCCTGGTCGTGGAGGAAGCCAAAGCGGGTGATGCCGCCGCAGCGCAGAGGCGATCTGATGCTCTGGGTGGGCTGCCGATTCTGGAGATGAACGATGCCGCTGAGTCAGTGGCCGGACATTTGATTGATGGGGGACTGATTCCCGAATCCAGCGTTGAAGATGCGTTACATATCGCGTTGGCGACGGTCCATGGAATGGATTTCCTCTTGACCTGGAATTTCCGCCACATCAACAACGCGGAGGCGAAAGCGCGGATTGGATCTGCTATTGAGGCGCTAGGCTACGAGTGTCTCATCATCTGCTCACCGGAAGAACTGGGAGGTATCGAGTCATGAAACCCGATCCAATTGTGGATGAAGTGCGCAAGACACGAGAAGCGCATGCAGCAAAATTTAATTATGACCTCTTTGCGATCTGCAGTGACCTAAGAAAGAAAGAAAGAAAAAGAATCTGGTCATCCTGTTGTGTCGAGACAACCAAGATTGCGGCTAAAACCAACCGGAAGCTAACTCGGTGCTGGAAGAACGGTGTAGCACTCCTTGCCGGTAGTGCCGGAGGAACCGGTCAGAGCCCCTCTGCAGTGGGAAGCTGTGCTTCTCTTAGCGCCGCCGCAAACTTTCTTTAGTCAGAGCCGTTCCCCGTACTTTCGGTAGTGTTGCTTCTTGGCGTCGGCAATCCAATTATCCCGTTTAATGCGCTCAGGATCGGTCTCAAGCTTCTTTGCGATCTTCGCGATATCTTCCGGTTTCCAACGAGCAATTTGGATAAACGTGCGGGTGCCCATCTTATTGAGGGTCTGTGCGACGGCAGGTCCGATCCCAGAGATCTTTTTGAGATCGTCTCCCTGACCGTCTTTACTCACTTTTGACTGTCCTATCGGGGAATCAGGCTCGGCTCCATTCTGTCGGCTCTGACGAGACGCTACGGCGGCTGGGGATGCTTTACCGCGAAATGCCGCCCGCGTCTCTTTGAGGCGTTTTTGCAGGCGATCGATCTGCTCATCTTTCTCTGGAATACCCTGCACCGCTCTCCATAGATCTTGACGCTCCGCTTGAAGGTCTTGCAACTGACGGCGAAGACCCCCAATCTGTTCGTCCCGATCATGCAACAGTTGTTCATCACGCAAATGTTGTGCACGGAGCTCGCCTTGTGCAACACATTGTTTTTGGAGTTTCGCCACCTCCACGTCATGTTGATGACCGGTGCGTGCGGATGTTCTTTCCCATTCTTTGAGCTCTGATTCCTTCTCGCGAAGGAGATGAGTCACCGGCACAAGCTCCTCAATTCGCCGGTCCCGCTCAGCAATGGATTGTTCGAGGTGCTGGATTGTGCCCCGATGGGCGGCTTCCCGATCGCTCAGTTCGACCTCCAGCTGATGAATGCGGTCTTGCGCCGATTCCAGCTTCTTGACTTGGGCTCGGAGTCGGTCCCGATCGACGAGGCCTTCGTTGAGTTGGGCGATATGCTCTCGCAGCACCCGGATTTCCTCCTCCATAACCTCGCGGGCTTGGTCGGTGGTCCGACAGGCTTGTTGGGCCGCACGCAGTTCTTCAGTCTGGGCGGTCGCGATCGCATCGAACTCGCTGATCTGTTGGTCGCGTTCAGCGATGGACCGTTCGAGCTGCTGGATCCCGCCCCGATGGGCGGCCTCCCGATCACTCAGTTCCACCTCCAGTTGATGGATGCGGTCTTGCGCCGATCTCAGCTTCGCAACCTGAGTTCGGAGTCGGTCCCGATCGACGAGGCCTTCGTTGAGTTGGGCGATATGCTCCCGCAGGACCAGGACTTCCTGCTCCATGACCTCGCGGGCTTGGTCGGCCGTACGACTGGCCTGTTGGGCCGCGCGGAGTTCCTCATCGTGGGCAGCCGCGATCGTATTGACCTCACTCACCTGTTGGCGTGCAGCGACTCCCTCAGCCTCCAAGTCCGTCAGTCGTCTTGATCGTACAGCCAATTCTGCTTCGAGCGCCTTCACCCGTTCGCCGCGCGCGGTGAGCTCACGTTGGGCTGAGGAGTACAACATCTCGGATGACATGAGTTTCTGTTCGAACACTTGCATCGCCGAGGTCTTTACCTTCAAATCGTGCGACATCGTCTCCAGCGCCTGTTCCTTGGTTCTCAATTGTTTGGCGAGATCCCCGTATGGTTGCTCAATCGAACGTTTTGGGAGGCCACGCAACAACCAGCCGACCGCGAGACCGATTCCAGCGGCGACGAGGAGACATCCGACCATCTGACTCATGAGTGTGATCATAGGTCATTCCGTCCTTACATCAGTATTTCTATCCGTTCATTCTGTTGGAGGCCCAGTTGCTGGCTCCCATGGGTGAGAGGGCGTGTCGAACCATAGCCGATGGTAGTAAACGGATTCGTGAGCCCATGACTGGTCAAGTATTGCTTTACCGCTTCGGCACGTCGCCGGCTCAACTGCATATTGTACTCCGCCTCACCAACGGTATCGGTATGGCCCCCGATTTCAATCGGCGTGTCCGGAGTTCTTCGCAAGAGAACGATGATTTGGTCCAGCACGAGCTGTCCTTTGGTCGTGATCGTGGCACTCTTCGGCTCAAATTCGATCGAGGATTTCGCCAGGACCTGATTCAGCAACAGCTGTAATGCCGACAGGGGAACAGTGGTGGAGGTCGATGCTGTCGTCGGCACGACCACCACACGGTCTTCAATTCGTAAGCCCGCCCGTATCGCCGGAGCCATGGCCTGTAGTACCTCAGCCTTTTCGCGATGTCCGGGAACCTGACCGGTCACGACCAGCGAGCGCCCATCGATGATGATGGAACCCCGCTTGACCATCAAACCCAAGATCGGCAAGAGTTGCGGAACCTGGTCCACCCACACAGCCGCTTTGACCTGCTTATCGACGATGAACTGGTCGATCACACGCATTCGCGTTTTCGCAGAGAGTGTATGAGCCTGATCAAGAATGGTCAGCTTGCTGCGTTCATTGGGCAACGAACCTCGAAGCACCAAACTGCCTTGTTCGAGGCTGGCGTGAAAGGTGGCAGGAATCAA is part of the Nitrospira sp. genome and encodes:
- a CDS encoding OmpA family protein gives rise to the protein MSRTGILIGGVVALIVLALVCIPRHLSSPSQPTALIPATFHASLEQGSLVLRGSLPNERSKLTILDQAHTLSAKTRMRVIDQFIVDKQVKAAVWVDQVPQLLPILGLMVKRGSIIIDGRSLVVTGQVPGHREKAEVLQAMAPAIRAGLRIEDRVVVVPTTASTSTTVPLSALQLLLNQVLAKSSIEFEPKSATITTKGQLVLDQIIVLLRRTPDTPIEIGGHTDTVGEAEYNMQLSRRRAEAVKQYLTSHGLTNPFTTIGYGSTRPLTHGSQQLGLQQNERIEILM